A window of the Zeugodacus cucurbitae isolate PBARC_wt_2022May chromosome 2, idZeuCucr1.2, whole genome shotgun sequence genome harbors these coding sequences:
- the LOC105216684 gene encoding single-stranded DNA-binding protein, mitochondrial, producing MLSQSARTLISPLRMALKQVARCSSREAGPARVEKTVNNVTILGRVGADPQLRGSVEHPVVMFSVATHTNYRYESGDWAQRTDWHRVVVFKPNLRDTVMEHLKKGQRTMVQGKITYGEITDQQGNQKTTTSIIADDVIFFRNDS from the exons atgttatcaCAAAGTGCGCGTACG TTAATATCGCCGTTACGCATGGCGTTGAAGCAAGTAGCACGTTGTAGCTCCAGGGAGGCCGGTCCAGCTCGTGTGGAAAAAA CTGTTAACAATGTTACCATACTGGGACGCGTTGGTGCAGATCCACAATTGCGCGGTTCCGTTGAGCACCCGGTTGTTATGTTTTCTGTGGCCACACATACCAATTACAG ATATGAGAGTGGTGACTGGGCTCAACGCACCGACTGGCATCGTGTTGTAGTTTTTAAGCCCAACTTGCGCGACACAGTTATGGAACATCTGAAGAAAGGTCAACGCACAATGGTGCAAGGAAAAATAACATATGGTGAGATTACCGATCAACAAGGTAATCAAAAGACCACTACCAGCATAATAGCTGATGATGTAATCTTCTTCCGTAACGACTCGTGA